From Apis mellifera strain DH4 linkage group LG5, Amel_HAv3.1, whole genome shotgun sequence, the proteins below share one genomic window:
- the LOC551258 gene encoding serine/threonine-protein phosphatase 2A 56 kDa regulatory subunit epsilon isoform: MSSSSSTRNATSSGWMQSSLVASNAEKVQPRHESASSVPLPSSSYSASANPNMSSATFVDRIDPFAKRSLKKKSKKSQGSSRYRNSQDVELQQLPQLKDVTPSEQEDLFIRKLRQCCVTFDFMDPMADLKGKEIKRSTLNELVEYITAGRGVLTEPVYPEIIKMISANLFRTLPPSETPDFDPEEDDPTLEASWPHLQLVYEFFLRFLESSDFQPTIGKKVIDQKFVLQLLELFDSEDPRERDFLKTVLHRIYGKFLGLRAFIRKQISNIFLRFVYETEHFNGVGELLEILGSIINGFALPLKVEHKQFLVKVLLPLHKVKCLSLYHAQLAYCVVQFLEKDATLTEPVIRGLLKFWPKTCSQKEVMFLGEIEEILDVIEPSQFVKIQEPLFRQIARCVSSPHFQVAERALFFWNNEYIMSLIEENNHVIMGIMFPALYRISKEHWNQTIIALVYNVLKTFMEMNSKLFDELTASYKSERQKEKKREKERDELWRKLTELEVERRNALTATFNNPVPATTPTTRARP; encoded by the exons A TGAGTTCATCTTCCTCGACGCGGAATGCGACCTCCTCGGGGTGGATGCAATCTTCTTTAGTCGCGTCCAACGCCGAAAAAGTGCAGCCGAGGCACGAAAGTGCCTCCAGCGTTCCACTTCCCTCCAGTTCTTACAGTGCCTCTGCTAATCCCAACATGTCGTCAGCGACTTTTGTGGACCGGATAGATCCCTTTGCCAAGAGATCTCTTAAGAAGAAATCCAAGAAATCACAGGGTTCATCTCGTTATCGTAACTCTCAAGATGTTGAACTTCAGCAGTTACCACAGCTCAAAG ATGTCACACCATCAGAGCAAGAAGATTTATTCATCCGAAAACTTCGGCAATGTTGTGTGACCTTTGATTTTATGGATCCAATGGCGGATCTtaagggaaaagaaattaaacgtaGTACACTCAATGAATTGGTTGAATACATTACAGCTGGACGAGGTGTTCTCACAGAACCTGTATATCctgaaatcataaaaatg atttctgCAAATCTGTTTCGCACATTACCACCTAGTGAAACTCCAGATTTTGATCCAGAAGAAGATGATCCAACATTGGAGGCAAGCTGGCCCCATCTGCAGTTGGtttatgaattctttttaCGCTTTCTTGAATCTTCAGATTTTCAACCTACAATTGGCAAAAAAGTTATTGaccaaaaatttgttttacag TTACTGGAATTGTTTGATTCAGAGGATCCTAGGGAAagagattttttgaaaactgTTTTGCATCGTATTTATGGGAAGTTCCTTGGTCTTAGAGCCTTCATACGCAAACAAATCAGTAACATTTTCTTGAg gttTGTATATGAAACAGAGCATTTTAATGGAGTTGGTGAACTTCTTGAAATTTTGGGTAGCATTATAAATGGATTTGCTCTTCCTTTAAAAGTTGAGCACAAGCAGTTCTTAGTTaag GTGCTGCTACCACTGCATAAAGTAAAGTGCTTATCATTATATCATGCACAATTAGCTTATTGTGTAGtacaatttcttgaaaaagatGCGACCCTAACAGAGCCTGTTATACGAGGCCTCCTTAAGTTCTGGCCTAAAACGTGTAGCCAGAAGGAGGTAATGTTCCTTggtgaaattgaagaaattttggaCGTGATAGAACCTAgccaatttgttaaaatacaaGAACCTTTATTCAGGCAAATTGCACGTTGTGTTTCTTCACCACATTTTCag gttGCTGAAAGAGCATTATTCTTTtggaataatgaatatataatgtctttaattgaagaaaataatcatgTAATAATGGGAATTATGTTTCCGGCATTGTATAGAATTAGCAAGGAACATTGGAATCAGACGATTATAGCCCTTGTTTATAacgttttaaaaacatttatggaAATGAATAGCAAGCTCTTTGATGAACTTACTGCCAGCTATAAGTCTGAAAGGCAAaa agaaaagaagagagaaaaggaaagagacgAATTGTGGAGGAAACTGACTGAATTGGAGGTAGAACGACGTAATGCGCTTACAGCTACTTTCAATAATCCAGTTCCTGCCACAACACCTACGACACGAGCCCGCCCTTGA
- the LOC552413 gene encoding scaffold protein salvador, with amino-acid sequence MLSRKNKDLRTIKEGVVGKYVKKETPPEMPIINVWTTEPNRRTRNRNNHSTIPTSMSIPQQPSMVQKFGNTKTTMSAVGLGSHEGKYTPNSSVPDLAQRFASLSVNTSTRDGISSRTATPMYHSGLSPAISHTYVNQYAGSEYHLDRVQTPQIPYKPFDIDSGYDEYNHSAYRQNTGYSRCHSERSSSRNEQQEELPLPPGWSVDFTLRGRKYYIDHNTKTTHWSHPLEKEGLPTGWERIESPEYGVYYVNHITRQAQYEHPCYPHEVQAVRVVSPPRHTHFHSHSVLVPANPYLNEEIPHWLYVYSRASVALDRKLRWELFRLPELDCFNAMLTRLYKQELEEVVMRYEEYRSALLCEMEQRLKELNPETSGAIALRQSLP; translated from the exons atgTTGTCTCGAAAAAATAAGGATTTAAGAACAATTAAAGAAGGAGTTGTTggtaaatatgttaaaaaagaaactccaCCTGAAATGCCAA ttATTAATGTATGGACAACTGAACCAAATAGAAGAACAAGGAATCGTAATAATCATTCAACTATTCCTACATCTATG tcTATTCCACAACAACCCAGTATGGTACAAAAGTTTGGAAATACTAAGACAACAATGAGTGCAGTAGGTTTAGGAAGTCATGAAGGAAAATATACTCCCAATAGTTCTGTACCAGATTTAGCACAAAg atTTGCCAGTCTTTCTGTCAATACTAGTACAAGAGATGGAATTTCATCTCGTACTGCAACTCCAATGTATCATTCTGGACTTTCACCTGCTATATCTCATACATATGTTAATCAATATGCTGGATCTGAATATCATTTAGATCGAGTTCAAACACCGCAAATACCTTATAAACCTTTTGATATTGATTCAGGTTATGATGAATATAATCATTCTGCATATCGTCAAAATACAGG atatagtCGTTGCCATTCAGAAAGATCAAGTTCTAGGAACGAACAACAAGAAGAACTTCCTTTACCTCCTGGATGGTCTGTAGACTTCACTCTTAGaggtagaaaatattatatagatcaCAATACAAAAACTACTCATTGGTCTCATCCTCTTGAAAAAGAAGGCTTACCTACAGGCTGGGAAAGAATAGAATCACCAGAATATGGTGTTTATTATGTTAA tcaTATTACACGGCAAGCACAATATGAGCATCCATGTTATCCTCATGAAGTACAAGCAGTACGTGTTGTATCACCACCGCGCCATACACATTTTCACTCCCACAGTGTTTTAGTTCCAGCTAATCCATACCTTAATGAAGAAATACCTCATTGGTTATATGTATACAGTAGAGCATCAGTAGCATTAGATCGTAAATTACGGTGGGAACTTTTTCGTTTACCAGAACTTGATTGTTTTAATGCTATGCTTACTAGATTATATAAACAAGAATTAGAAGAAGTTGTCATGCGATATGAAGAATATAG gTCAGCTTTGTTATGTGAAATGGAACAAAGATTAAAGGAATTAAATCCAGAAACTTCTGGGGCAATTGCCTTAAGACAATCTCTACCTTAA